From the genome of Leptodactylus fuscus isolate aLepFus1 chromosome 1, aLepFus1.hap2, whole genome shotgun sequence, one region includes:
- the SNRNP35 gene encoding U11/U12 small nuclear ribonucleoprotein 35 kDa protein: MNEWTPIAKDYDPLKAGSIDGTDEEPHDRAVLRAMLARYVPNKGVVGDPQLTLFVARLSQQTTEEKLKEVFSRYGDIQRVRLVRDFITGFSKGYAFIEYKQEHAIKKAYRDANKLVVDQREVFVDYELERSLKGWIPRRLGGGFGGKKESGQLRFGGRDRPFRKPINLPVFPSNIRLEGHGENRQRSRSRERLHDWRGKKTEYTRDRGRDRWSQRSDRDYTRERHSKDERNRDRERDDKDRRRRDSKRDRSRERDHRK, from the coding sequence ATGAATGAATGGACACCTATAGCAAAGGATTATGATCCACTTAAAGCTGGAAGTATTGATGGCACTGATGAAGAACCTCATGATCGAGCTGTACTTAGGGCAATGTTGGCCCGTTATGTTCCCAATAAAGGTGTGGTTGGAGACCCACAATTGACTTTGTTTGTGGCCCGCTTGAGCCAACAGACAACTGAGGAAAAACTTAAAGAAGTATTTTCTCGCTACGGAGACATTCAGAGAGTCCGATTGGTCAGGGATTTCATAACGGGCTTTTCAAAGGGTTATGCATTTATTGAGTATAAACAAGAACATGCCATAAAGAAAGCATACAGAGATGCCAACAAGCTGGTGGTAGATCAGCGGGAGGTGTTTGTGGATTATGAACTTGAAAGATCTCTGAAAGGATGGATCCCTCGCAGGCTAGGAGGTGGATTTGGTGGCAAGAAAGAGTCGGGCCAGCTGAGGTTTGGAGGCCGTGATAGACCATTTAGAAAGCCAATTAATTTGCCAGTTTTTCCAAGTAACATCCGCCTAGAAGGCCATGGAGAAAACAGACAAAGGTCCCGCTCCAGGGAAAGACTTCATGACTGGAGGGGGAAGAAGACAGAGTACACAAGAGATAGAGGAAGAGATAGGTGGTCACAGAGATCTGACAGAGACTATACCAGAGAGAGACATTCAAAGGATGAAAGGAACAGAGATCGTGAGAGAGATGACAAAGacaggagaagaagagacagcaaaaGAGACAGAAGCAGAGAGCGAGACCACAGAAAATGA
- the RILPL2 gene encoding RILP-like protein 2 has protein sequence MEIEQEDMSPETAFEKDPFQMTVEDVYDISHIIGQDLMKISKEARGVSDLVADLQFKIVRVLEVLETLVNQSSLATEEMKMERDNLKGEVERLMRERPTADQADLGPDKMVIDLTDPNRPRFTLQELREVLQERNKLKVQLLVAQDELQCYKSGITPPTEDQIVTLEHESIITSSPRPNDNTKEKSTIRRLFSPFKQEKQGEQ, from the exons atggaaattgaACAAGAGGACATGTCGCCAGAAACAGCATTTGAAAAGGACCCTTTCCAGATGACAGTAGAAGATGTGTATGATATCTCACATATTATCGGCCAAGATCTTATGAAGATCAGCAAAGAAGCCCGTGGTGTATCAGACCTTGTGGCCGATCTTCAGTTTAAGATTGTACGTGTCCTGGAGGTCCTGGAAACACTTGTGAACCAGTCAAGCCTCGCTACTGAGGAGATGAAGATGGAGAGGGATAATCTAAAGGGAGAGGTGGAAAGACTTATGAGGGAAAGACCCACAGCTGACCAG gcCGACCTTGGACCAGACAAAATGGTTATAGATCTCACTGACCCAAACCGTCCACGATTTACATTACAAGAGCTAAGGGAGGTGCTGCAGGAGCGGAATAAGCTGAAGGTTCAGCTGTTGGTTGCCCAAGATGAATTGCAGTGCTATAAAAG TGGTATCACTCCTCCAACTGAAGACCAAATTGTGACACTCGAACATGAATCCATAATCACCAGTTCTCCAAGGCCAAATGACAACACTAAAGAAAAGTCCACTATAAGACGCCT